A single Dechloromonas denitrificans DNA region contains:
- a CDS encoding winged helix-turn-helix transcriptional regulator, with protein MHQTNENANQPALAALMRRGELFSEKCPSREVLKHVTSRWGVLLLVALLGGTHRFSELRRKVNGISEKMLAQTLQWLEGDGFVERISYPVVPPHVEYRLTPLGEEIGEKVEALADWIEVKLPEILAAQRRKGE; from the coding sequence ATGCATCAGACCAACGAAAACGCCAACCAGCCCGCCCTCGCCGCACTGATGCGGCGCGGCGAATTGTTCTCGGAAAAATGCCCGTCCCGCGAGGTGCTCAAGCACGTCACCAGCCGCTGGGGCGTTCTGCTGCTGGTCGCCCTGCTGGGCGGCACCCACCGATTCAGCGAGCTGCGCCGCAAGGTCAACGGCATCAGCGAAAAGATGCTCGCCCAGACCCTGCAATGGCTGGAAGGCGACGGCTTTGTCGAACGCATCTCCTACCCGGTCGTGCCACCTCATGTCGAATACCGGCTGACGCCGCTCGGCGAGGAAATCGGCGAAAAGGTGGAAGCACTGGCCGACTGGATCGAGGTGAAACTGCCGGAGATTTTGGCGGCACAACGGCGAAAAGGTGAATAG
- a CDS encoding SDR family oxidoreductase — protein sequence MIVVTGASGQLGRLVIAALLQKVPAGEIVAAVRNPAKVADLAARGVQVRQADYDQPASLVAAFKGADKLLLISASEVGRRVPQHRAVIDAAKAAGVGLLAYTSILHADTSPLPLAAEHQETEALIRASGLPAVILRNSWYTENYLAGIPAALQYGVLLGSAGAGRIASAARADYAEAAAAVLTTDDQAGRIYELAGDESYTLAELAGEITQQSGKAVAYQDLPESEFKAALLGAGLPEALATLLAESDAGAAKGGLFDDGRQLSQLIGRPTTPLSKLVGQALG from the coding sequence ATGATCGTCGTCACCGGAGCCTCCGGCCAGCTTGGCCGTCTTGTCATCGCAGCCCTGTTGCAGAAAGTCCCGGCCGGCGAGATCGTCGCCGCCGTGCGCAATCCGGCCAAGGTCGCCGATCTCGCGGCGCGTGGCGTGCAAGTCCGTCAGGCCGATTACGACCAGCCGGCCAGTTTGGTCGCCGCCTTCAAGGGGGCCGACAAGCTGCTGCTGATTTCGGCCAGCGAAGTCGGTCGTCGCGTGCCGCAGCACCGCGCCGTGATCGACGCAGCCAAGGCGGCCGGCGTCGGTTTGCTGGCCTATACCAGCATCCTGCATGCCGACACCTCGCCATTGCCGCTGGCTGCCGAGCACCAGGAAACGGAAGCGTTGATCCGCGCTTCCGGCCTGCCGGCGGTGATCCTGCGCAACAGTTGGTACACCGAGAACTACCTGGCCGGCATTCCGGCCGCGCTGCAGTACGGCGTGCTGCTCGGTAGCGCCGGAGCAGGGCGCATCGCCTCGGCGGCGCGCGCCGACTATGCCGAAGCGGCGGCCGCCGTGCTGACGACGGACGACCAGGCCGGGCGCATCTACGAACTGGCTGGCGACGAGTCCTACACGCTGGCCGAACTGGCCGGCGAAATCACGCAGCAGTCCGGCAAGGCGGTGGCCTACCAGGATCTGCCGGAAAGCGAATTCAAGGCGGCCTTGCTCGGCGCCGGCTTGCCGGAAGCGTTGGCCACACTGCTCGCCGAATCCGATGCCGGTGCCGCAAAGGGCGGCCTGTTCGACGATGGTCGTCAGTTGAGCCAACTGATCGGCCGGCCGACGACGCCGCTCTCGAAATTGGTCGGGCAGGCCCTCGGTTAA
- the pflA gene encoding pyruvate formate-lyase-activating protein, whose product MSELKNTPGLPPPPSWTESGDLEGWVHATENCSSTAGPGMRYVLTLSGCPLRCQYCDAPDTWERHEGAPALVADVLADIARRKTLLRGRGGVTLGGGEPLLQSKFCRAILEGCKAMGLHTALDTAGYYGDYADDALLASVDLVLLDIKTFSAERQRTLSGGELEPVLRFANVLAALNKAVWLRFVLVPGLTDDFAEIAALARYAAGLGNVERVDVVPFEQHGGYKWRDRGLEYPLAGVAPPTEEALAKARDLFRAEGLQVY is encoded by the coding sequence ATGTCCGAATTGAAGAACACCCCCGGCCTGCCGCCGCCCCCGTCGTGGACCGAGTCCGGCGATCTGGAAGGCTGGGTGCATGCCACCGAAAACTGCAGCAGCACGGCCGGCCCCGGCATGCGCTATGTGCTGACCCTGTCCGGCTGTCCGCTACGCTGCCAGTATTGCGACGCGCCGGACACCTGGGAGCGGCATGAGGGCGCCCCGGCGCTGGTCGCCGACGTGCTGGCCGATATTGCGCGGCGCAAGACCCTGTTGCGCGGGCGCGGCGGCGTCACCTTGGGCGGCGGCGAGCCGCTGCTGCAGAGCAAGTTCTGCCGTGCCATCCTCGAAGGCTGCAAGGCCATGGGCCTGCACACCGCCCTCGATACCGCCGGCTATTACGGCGATTACGCCGACGACGCCCTGCTGGCCAGCGTCGATCTCGTGCTGCTCGACATCAAGACCTTTTCCGCCGAGCGTCAGCGCACGCTGAGCGGTGGCGAACTCGAGCCGGTGCTGCGTTTCGCCAACGTGCTGGCGGCGCTCAACAAGGCCGTCTGGCTGCGCTTCGTACTGGTCCCCGGGCTGACCGACGATTTCGCCGAAATCGCCGCGCTGGCGCGCTACGCCGCCGGCCTGGGCAACGTCGAGCGGGTCGATGTCGTGCCTTTCGAGCAGCACGGCGGCTACAAATGGCGTGACCGCGGCCTGGAATATCCGCTGGCCGGCGTCGCACCGCCGACCGAAGAAGCGCTGGCCAAGGCCCGTGATCTGTTCCGGGCGGAAGGCTTACAGGTTTACTGA
- a CDS encoding AraC family transcriptional regulator encodes MPPAAHLDRLSALLAGLAPRVRVGQPPADSARLDIAAEAAPSLHLYLLAEGEMALELPSITRHALQAPCIVVCRADAAHALVAQSPAAFRHLMCARAWFDGPVAALLMGEFGEPLVVALAGAESSLHHVVNLIAAELQAPRCGQPALLDRAGDILFIGLLRHLIAHPSSTGGLLSGLAEPRIARALVAIHARPQDHWTLEALAAEAGMSRTAFANTFRDVMRQTPGKYLSAIRLAIARRAVQSGKGLKMAARDAGYTNSSALSRALSRLGPPDPAGAGSVNL; translated from the coding sequence ATGCCGCCTGCCGCCCACCTCGACCGACTCTCTGCCCTGCTCGCCGGCCTGGCGCCGCGCGTGCGGGTCGGCCAGCCGCCGGCCGACAGCGCACGCCTGGACATAGCCGCCGAAGCGGCACCCAGCCTGCATCTCTACCTGCTCGCCGAGGGCGAAATGGCTCTCGAGTTGCCGTCGATTACCCGCCACGCGCTGCAGGCGCCGTGCATCGTCGTCTGCCGGGCCGATGCGGCACATGCGCTGGTCGCGCAATCGCCCGCCGCCTTCCGGCACCTGATGTGTGCCCGGGCCTGGTTCGACGGGCCGGTTGCCGCGCTGCTCATGGGCGAATTTGGCGAACCGCTGGTGGTTGCGCTGGCCGGGGCCGAATCTTCGCTGCACCACGTGGTCAACCTGATTGCCGCCGAGTTGCAGGCGCCGCGCTGCGGCCAGCCGGCCCTGCTCGACCGGGCCGGCGACATCCTGTTCATCGGCCTGCTGCGCCATTTGATCGCTCACCCGAGCAGCACCGGCGGGCTGCTGAGCGGCCTGGCCGAGCCACGCATCGCCCGTGCCCTGGTCGCCATCCACGCCCGGCCGCAAGACCATTGGACCCTCGAAGCGCTGGCCGCGGAGGCCGGCATGTCGCGCACTGCCTTTGCCAACACCTTCCGCGACGTAATGCGGCAGACGCCCGGCAAATACCTCTCGGCGATCCGCCTGGCCATTGCCCGGCGTGCCGTGCAGTCGGGCAAGGGCCTGAAAATGGCAGCACGGGATGCCGGTTATACGAATTCGTCGGCCTTGTCGCGAGCACTATCGCGCCTTGGTCCACCGGACCCGGCTGGCGCCGGCTCAGTAAACCTGTAA
- a CDS encoding ketopantoate reductase family protein: protein MKILILGAGGIGGYFGAQLLRSGADVTFLLRDKRQALIASEGLRIETPHGNFTVQPPTVTAASVTPIYDLIILAPKSYDLDDALASLENARGKAVVLPFLNGIEHLAALDRKFGRAAVMGGVAHIAATITDSGAVRQLNDIHSLTVGPRDPAHVELAKEFIALCGKAPFDSVYAENIEQALWDKWVFLAALAGMTTLCRGSVGEILATPYGEGLIRQMYDECCAVARLSGYPTGEAATARALGMLIAPGSPFTASMLRDLLAGQRTEYQHILGAMAERGIALGLPMDLMRLAHTHLAVQAGRG, encoded by the coding sequence ATGAAAATTCTTATTCTCGGCGCCGGCGGCATTGGCGGCTATTTTGGTGCCCAGTTGCTGCGCAGCGGGGCCGACGTGACTTTCCTGCTGCGCGACAAGCGCCAGGCGCTGATCGCATCAGAAGGCCTGCGCATCGAGACGCCGCACGGCAATTTCACGGTGCAGCCGCCGACGGTGACGGCAGCCAGTGTGACGCCGATCTACGATCTGATCATCCTGGCACCCAAATCCTACGACCTCGACGATGCGCTGGCCTCGCTCGAAAACGCCCGCGGTAAGGCCGTCGTGCTGCCTTTCCTGAACGGCATCGAACACCTGGCGGCGCTCGACCGCAAGTTCGGCCGGGCAGCGGTGATGGGCGGGGTTGCCCACATCGCGGCAACGATTACCGACAGCGGCGCCGTCCGGCAACTGAACGATATCCACAGCCTGACCGTCGGCCCGCGCGACCCGGCGCACGTCGAACTGGCGAAGGAGTTCATCGCGTTGTGCGGGAAAGCGCCGTTCGACAGCGTGTACGCCGAAAATATCGAGCAGGCGCTGTGGGATAAATGGGTTTTCCTCGCCGCGCTGGCCGGCATGACCACGCTGTGTCGCGGCTCGGTCGGCGAAATCCTGGCGACGCCCTACGGCGAAGGCCTGATTCGCCAGATGTACGACGAATGCTGCGCCGTCGCCCGCCTGAGCGGCTACCCGACCGGCGAGGCGGCGACGGCCAGGGCGCTCGGCATGCTGATCGCGCCAGGCTCGCCGTTCACCGCCTCGATGCTGCGCGATCTGCTGGCCGGGCAACGCACCGAATACCAGCACATTCTCGGCGCCATGGCCGAGCGTGGCATCGCCCTCGGTTTGCCGATGGACCTGATGCGTCTGGCGCATACCCATCTGGCGGTGCAGGCCGGGCGGGGCTGA
- a CDS encoding methyl-accepting chemotaxis protein: protein MKTNLPVTSNEVAFPKGRYIVSRTDLKGIITYVNDTFVDISGFSRTELIGNNHNVVRHPDMLPAAFAWLWETIKDGRPWRGIVKNRCKNGDYYWVDALVVPVLKDNRTIGYMSVRTEPTRQQVSAAEALYGKLKSGTAKIPRPGLWQRLSLRAKMSGFVLWLIAVQLLGAATHMAGPALGLAPATIEGAMLFLLASGVLAGLGLHLVQRGMMRSIAQVIAHQEHIAQGDLTDGIPMYRVDELGRLNDSLVTMQTHMKVMMAQIAEAADEVGVDADILQAEMDQSRQAAEAQSQAVNHIAATVEELVASVDEIALSAGQAATTVNASDLLLADAVIRMDESQQASQSVVATVSSAEQTMSELFRSISAIDRVSQLIRGIAEQTNLLALNAAIEAARAGESGRGFAVVADEVRKLAENASKQTAEITNSVQDIQRVTQIAVATMATAGSKVDSADSAASAARAGLDAVSRQGEEVASISRHIAEGTRQQSAAGNQIALQVEDIVAGIEQASTAIQAVNEKTLQMKETSLRLQQLIAHFRIIG, encoded by the coding sequence ATGAAAACCAATCTCCCCGTCACGTCAAACGAAGTCGCTTTCCCCAAGGGACGCTACATCGTCTCGCGGACCGACCTCAAGGGCATCATCACCTACGTCAACGACACCTTTGTCGATATCAGCGGCTTCAGCCGGACGGAACTGATCGGTAACAACCACAATGTCGTGCGCCACCCGGACATGTTGCCGGCAGCCTTTGCCTGGCTCTGGGAAACCATCAAGGACGGTCGGCCGTGGCGCGGCATCGTCAAGAACCGCTGCAAGAACGGCGATTACTACTGGGTCGATGCGCTGGTCGTGCCGGTCCTCAAGGACAACCGGACGATCGGCTACATGTCGGTGCGTACCGAGCCGACGCGCCAGCAGGTCAGCGCGGCGGAAGCCCTCTACGGCAAGCTGAAAAGCGGCACCGCGAAGATCCCGCGGCCGGGCCTCTGGCAGCGTCTTTCGCTGCGGGCCAAGATGTCCGGTTTCGTGCTCTGGCTGATCGCCGTCCAGTTGCTCGGCGCGGCCACCCACATGGCTGGTCCGGCGCTCGGGCTTGCCCCGGCGACCATAGAAGGCGCCATGCTGTTTCTGCTGGCTTCCGGCGTTCTCGCCGGGCTCGGCCTGCATCTCGTCCAGCGCGGCATGATGCGCAGCATCGCCCAGGTCATTGCGCACCAGGAACATATCGCCCAGGGCGACCTGACCGACGGCATTCCGATGTATCGCGTCGACGAACTCGGCCGCCTCAACGATTCACTGGTCACCATGCAGACCCACATGAAGGTGATGATGGCGCAAATCGCCGAAGCCGCCGACGAGGTCGGCGTCGATGCCGACATCCTGCAGGCCGAAATGGATCAGTCGCGCCAGGCGGCGGAAGCCCAGTCGCAGGCCGTCAATCACATTGCCGCGACAGTCGAGGAACTGGTCGCCTCGGTCGATGAAATCGCCCTCAGTGCTGGGCAGGCGGCGACCACGGTCAACGCCTCCGACCTCCTGCTCGCCGATGCGGTGATCCGCATGGACGAAAGCCAGCAGGCCTCGCAAAGCGTCGTCGCCACGGTTAGTAGTGCGGAACAAACGATGTCCGAGCTGTTCCGCTCGATCTCCGCCATCGACCGGGTCAGTCAGCTGATTCGCGGCATTGCCGAACAGACCAACCTGCTCGCCCTGAACGCCGCGATCGAAGCGGCGCGGGCCGGCGAATCCGGGCGCGGCTTCGCGGTCGTCGCCGACGAGGTCCGCAAGCTGGCGGAAAACGCCAGCAAGCAGACGGCCGAAATCACCAACAGCGTGCAGGACATCCAGCGCGTCACGCAAATTGCCGTGGCGACGATGGCCACCGCCGGCAGCAAGGTGGATAGCGCCGACTCAGCGGCCAGCGCCGCCCGGGCCGGGCTGGATGCGGTATCCCGGCAAGGCGAGGAAGTCGCCTCGATCTCGCGTCATATCGCCGAAGGCACCCGGCAACAATCGGCAGCCGGCAACCAGATCGCCCTCCAGGTCGAAGACATCGTCGCCGGCATTGAGCAAGCTTCGACGGCGATCCAGGCGGTCAACGAGAAGACCCTGCAGATGAAGGAAACTTCGCTGCGTCTGCAGCAGTTGATCGCCCATTTCCGGATCATCGGCTGA
- a CDS encoding bacteriohemerythrin, which translates to MWNEFADPATPPLPAPTGPRLSNEAAMAEAMQAIEQGHIWLDENYCVRGYNRAYQKLLGLPDADRFLGQPFQDVLRHFLEHGEFFDSGDHEDFIARHIDSMALRAHWRSERVRPNGTVLSIVATPLASGGYVYSYLDVTRETRALEEVRRNAKANVVAIANFSEHRDTDTGAHVLRVARLVGQTARRLHRRGLFVSVIDEAFIDHVSTASILHDVGKIVIPDRILFKAGPLTDDERKCMKHHAVAGAQMLNQAGLLMQHSRYMNIGAEIALTHHEWHDGSGYPSGLAGDEIPVSGRICALADVFDALTSRRPYKTPWSTERAVAQIRQLIGTQFDPVVAGVFLEVIEERSKVMLVKWSDSMSVGNEHIDEQHRILIDTINQLASAETQNDRTIVAMIIDELVNYTVFHFEYEEQLLEAAGFPDLDRHRLIHRGFEKWVKELREEFTYHRRGQLGQRILGFLRDWLRDHILGEDQSYRPYIDGLETSSPEAR; encoded by the coding sequence ATGTGGAACGAATTCGCGGATCCCGCCACCCCACCGCTGCCCGCCCCGACCGGCCCACGGCTGTCGAACGAAGCCGCCATGGCGGAAGCGATGCAGGCCATCGAGCAGGGCCATATCTGGCTCGACGAAAATTATTGTGTCCGCGGCTACAACCGGGCTTACCAGAAACTGCTCGGACTACCCGATGCCGACCGCTTCCTCGGCCAGCCCTTCCAGGATGTCCTGCGCCACTTTCTCGAACACGGCGAGTTTTTCGATAGCGGCGACCATGAAGACTTCATCGCCAGGCATATCGACAGCATGGCCCTCCGCGCCCACTGGCGCAGCGAACGCGTCCGGCCGAACGGTACCGTCCTGAGCATTGTCGCCACCCCGCTCGCTTCCGGCGGCTACGTTTACAGCTATCTCGACGTCACCCGCGAAACCCGCGCCCTGGAAGAAGTCCGGCGCAATGCCAAGGCCAACGTGGTGGCCATCGCCAACTTTTCCGAACACCGCGATACCGATACCGGCGCCCATGTCCTGCGCGTCGCCCGGCTGGTCGGCCAGACGGCCCGCCGCCTGCATCGGCGCGGCCTGTTTGTCTCGGTCATCGACGAGGCTTTCATCGATCACGTATCGACGGCGAGCATCCTGCACGATGTCGGCAAGATCGTCATTCCCGACCGGATACTGTTCAAGGCCGGGCCGCTGACCGACGACGAGCGCAAATGCATGAAACACCATGCCGTCGCCGGGGCACAAATGCTCAACCAGGCCGGCCTGCTGATGCAGCACAGCCGCTACATGAACATCGGCGCCGAAATTGCCCTTACCCACCACGAATGGCATGACGGCAGCGGTTACCCGAGCGGCCTGGCCGGCGACGAAATTCCCGTTTCCGGGCGGATCTGCGCGCTGGCCGACGTCTTCGACGCGCTGACCTCGCGCCGCCCGTACAAGACGCCGTGGAGCACCGAGCGCGCCGTCGCCCAGATCCGCCAACTGATCGGGACGCAGTTCGACCCGGTGGTGGCCGGGGTCTTCCTCGAAGTCATCGAGGAGCGCAGCAAGGTGATGCTGGTCAAATGGTCGGACTCGATGAGCGTCGGCAACGAGCACATCGACGAGCAGCACCGCATCCTGATCGACACCATCAATCAGCTGGCCAGCGCCGAAACCCAGAACGACCGGACCATCGTCGCGATGATCATCGACGAACTGGTGAACTACACCGTGTTTCATTTCGAATACGAAGAGCAATTGCTCGAAGCGGCAGGTTTTCCCGACCTCGACCGGCACCGCCTGATCCACCGAGGCTTCGAGAAGTGGGTCAAGGAATTGCGCGAAGAGTTCACCTACCATCGCCGCGGCCAGCTCGGACAGCGCATTCTCGGCTTTCTGCGCGACTGGCTGCGCGATCACATCCTCGGCGAAGACCAGAGCTATCGCCCCTATATCGACGGGCTGGAAACGTCGTCCCCGGAAGCCCGATGA
- a CDS encoding bacteriohemerythrin, producing MAASQQLVAWSDEFSLNTPEIDQQHQQLIELINHIWTATIDQQHNKLETLRIVYALERYTVTHFTAEEIFMREIGYPKFAAHKQAHDHFVARIRLEKARVAAGERLNLDIVHYLKDWLINHILVADKDYTTEYAKRAAPATLLGKFFKKILG from the coding sequence ATGGCCGCATCACAACAATTGGTCGCCTGGTCCGACGAATTCAGTCTGAACACGCCGGAGATCGACCAGCAGCATCAGCAGTTGATCGAGCTGATCAATCACATCTGGACCGCCACCATCGACCAGCAGCACAACAAGCTCGAGACGCTCCGGATCGTCTATGCGCTGGAGCGCTATACCGTCACCCATTTCACGGCCGAAGAGATCTTCATGCGCGAAATCGGCTACCCGAAATTCGCCGCGCACAAGCAGGCCCACGACCACTTCGTGGCGCGCATCCGTCTGGAAAAAGCCCGGGTCGCCGCCGGCGAGCGACTCAACCTCGACATCGTCCATTACCTCAAGGACTGGCTGATCAACCACATCCTGGTGGCCGACAAGGATTACACGACGGAATACGCCAAGCGCGCCGCGCCGGCGACACTGCTCGGCAAATTTTTTAAAAAAATACTGGGCTAG
- a CDS encoding response regulator, translating to MKLRILLADDHQMFREALRILLERNPDFEIVAETGDGLEVLALARDSAPNIICLDIDMPGLNGIEITRQLAAAHPTIKIIALSVFSDRGYIADMLSAGASAYVTKAAAGAELLRAIDAVSRGRSYLCPDATDAVKDAMSGRGEKKELPGTKLGAREIQVLKLVALGLTSGQIGERLEIALSTVEVHRRNIMRKLDVDSAIGLTRYAIRTGLVSSL from the coding sequence ATGAAGCTGCGCATCCTGCTGGCCGACGATCACCAGATGTTTCGCGAAGCGCTGCGCATTCTGCTCGAACGCAATCCGGATTTCGAAATCGTTGCGGAAACCGGCGACGGCCTCGAAGTGCTCGCCCTGGCCCGCGACAGCGCGCCGAATATCATCTGTCTGGATATCGACATGCCCGGCTTGAACGGCATCGAGATCACCCGACAGCTCGCCGCCGCCCACCCGACGATCAAGATCATCGCGCTATCGGTCTTTTCCGACCGCGGCTACATCGCCGACATGCTGAGCGCCGGAGCCTCGGCCTACGTGACCAAGGCGGCGGCCGGCGCGGAACTGCTGCGCGCCATCGACGCCGTCAGCCGGGGCCGCTCGTATTTGTGCCCGGACGCCACCGATGCGGTGAAGGATGCGATGAGCGGACGCGGCGAGAAAAAGGAACTTCCCGGCACGAAACTGGGAGCCAGGGAAATCCAGGTACTCAAACTGGTCGCCCTCGGCCTGACCTCCGGCCAGATCGGCGAACGCCTGGAAATCGCCCTGTCGACGGTCGAGGTGCATCGCCGCAACATCATGCGCAAGCTCGATGTCGACAGCGCCATCGGACTGACCCGCTACGCGATCCGGACCGGGCTGGTCTCCAGCCTCTAG
- a CDS encoding PAS domain S-box protein yields the protein MPDQKKRSRCLNFLLLTTLFAAFVVTGTAYTLWRLRAEATERNFDMANMYARSFEEHLTQSFNVINLTLANVANEPNDSALHQALGHAPYLRSLSLLDASDQIIASSDQRNIGQRVARRDFLPATPETRPILRAASPWAARDFHDGKPTSPDQPAPPEAPSLIPVLRDIDVDDARPASLLAAVNADYFLNYYERNLNSKSDVVELIRYDGILLLSTDPRRHPGTRIDNALLAQHIAADQAARFEQTLEDGRNVLTAYRPAREYPFAIVVHLDKEDGLASWRREAWHTLLAAGTMLMMALALASLYFIRLLRTARQHDSDVEKLRLRSAALEAAANSIIITDMQGNIEWANPAFCELSGYSMAETLGKNPRDLLKSGEQLAAGYRELWQTIITGHVWRGELINRRKDGTLYTEDQTITPVRDEEGRIRHFIAVKQDVTARKQAEQRMAELSHHLVVIQESACRRLAGELHDRTSPNLAAIGVHLDIMTACMEEGSTWTLSSRLDDVRALIEDTTASIREISSNLRPPVLDYAGLAPAVDSYLKQFQRRTGIAVQLICAHPEVRLDPEKESLLFRIVQESLTNCAKHSRAKSIVVSLCLESAPLTLSIADDGIGFDPDSLGKTTPTGGLGILTMREMAEFSGGRCTIVSVPGSGTRIEVEISSLKGHS from the coding sequence ATGCCTGATCAGAAAAAACGCAGCCGGTGCCTGAACTTCCTGTTGTTGACGACGCTGTTTGCCGCCTTCGTCGTCACGGGGACCGCCTACACCCTGTGGCGCTTGCGCGCCGAAGCGACCGAACGCAATTTCGACATGGCCAATATGTATGCGCGCAGCTTCGAAGAGCATTTGACCCAGAGCTTCAATGTCATCAACCTGACCCTGGCCAACGTCGCCAACGAGCCGAACGACAGCGCCTTGCACCAGGCCCTCGGACATGCCCCCTACCTGCGTTCGCTGTCCCTGCTCGACGCCAGCGACCAGATCATTGCCAGCTCCGATCAGCGCAATATCGGCCAGCGCGTCGCGCGGCGCGATTTCCTGCCGGCGACGCCCGAAACCCGGCCGATCCTGCGCGCCGCATCGCCCTGGGCGGCCCGCGACTTTCATGACGGGAAGCCGACCTCACCGGACCAGCCGGCGCCGCCCGAGGCGCCGAGCCTGATTCCCGTGTTGCGCGATATCGACGTTGACGATGCCCGGCCGGCCAGCCTGCTGGCCGCGGTAAATGCCGATTACTTTCTCAATTACTACGAACGCAACCTCAACAGCAAAAGCGATGTCGTCGAGCTGATCCGCTACGACGGGATTCTGCTGCTATCTACCGATCCCCGGCGGCATCCCGGCACGCGTATCGACAACGCGCTTCTGGCGCAGCACATCGCGGCCGATCAAGCGGCCCGTTTCGAGCAGACCTTGGAAGATGGGCGCAACGTGCTGACCGCCTACCGCCCGGCGCGGGAATACCCGTTTGCCATCGTGGTCCATCTCGACAAAGAAGACGGCCTGGCTTCCTGGCGACGCGAAGCCTGGCACACGCTGCTCGCCGCCGGGACGATGCTGATGATGGCCCTGGCGCTGGCCAGCCTCTATTTCATCCGTCTGCTCCGCACCGCCCGTCAGCACGACAGCGACGTGGAAAAGCTGCGCCTGCGCAGTGCCGCGCTCGAAGCGGCCGCCAACTCGATCATCATCACCGACATGCAGGGCAACATCGAATGGGCCAATCCGGCCTTCTGCGAACTGAGCGGCTACAGCATGGCGGAGACGCTGGGCAAGAACCCGCGCGACCTGCTCAAATCGGGCGAGCAACTGGCCGCCGGCTACCGCGAGCTGTGGCAAACCATCATCACCGGCCATGTCTGGCGCGGCGAATTGATCAATCGCCGCAAGGACGGCACGCTGTATACCGAAGACCAGACCATTACACCGGTCCGCGACGAAGAAGGCAGGATTCGCCACTTCATCGCCGTCAAGCAGGACGTTACGGCGCGCAAGCAGGCCGAACAACGCATGGCCGAGCTGTCGCATCATCTGGTGGTCATCCAGGAAAGCGCCTGCCGGCGCCTGGCCGGCGAACTGCATGACCGGACCAGCCCGAACCTGGCGGCGATCGGGGTGCATCTCGACATCATGACCGCCTGCATGGAAGAAGGCAGCACCTGGACACTGTCGTCGAGACTCGACGATGTGCGCGCCCTGATCGAGGATACGACGGCCAGCATTCGCGAAATTTCGTCGAACCTGCGGCCGCCGGTCCTTGACTACGCCGGGCTGGCGCCGGCCGTCGACAGTTATCTGAAGCAATTCCAGCGGCGCACCGGCATTGCCGTCCAGCTGATCTGCGCCCATCCCGAGGTGCGCCTCGATCCGGAGAAGGAATCCCTGCTCTTTCGCATCGTCCAGGAATCGCTGACCAATTGCGCCAAGCACTCCCGGGCGAAGTCGATCGTCGTCAGCCTGTGCCTGGAAAGCGCGCCGCTCACCCTGAGCATTGCCGACGACGGCATCGGCTTCGATCCCGACTCGCTCGGCAAGACCACCCCGACCGGCGGCCTCGGCATCCTGACCATGCGCGAGATGGCGGAATTCTCCGGCGGGCGGTGCACCATCGTCTCGGTTCCCGGCAGCGGCACACGCATCGAAGTCGAAATTTCCTCCCTTAAAGGACACTCATGA
- a CDS encoding general stress protein CsbD, protein MSWDIDAESWKLVGVKIKSRWGKINQAGLAIIDGKRELLLGRIQELYAVSAEEAENQVASFEKHTKELRPKAVIA, encoded by the coding sequence ATGAGCTGGGATATTGATGCGGAAAGCTGGAAGCTGGTCGGGGTCAAGATCAAGTCGCGCTGGGGCAAGATCAACCAGGCCGGGCTGGCGATCATTGACGGCAAGCGCGAACTGCTGCTCGGCCGGATCCAGGAACTCTATGCCGTGAGTGCCGAGGAAGCCGAAAACCAGGTCGCCAGTTTCGAAAAACATACCAAGGAACTGCGCCCCAAAGCCGTGATCGCCTGA